The Zalophus californianus isolate mZalCal1 chromosome 8, mZalCal1.pri.v2, whole genome shotgun sequence genome has a segment encoding these proteins:
- the ST3GAL5 gene encoding lactosylceramide alpha-2,3-sialyltransferase isoform X7 has protein sequence MTYPEGAPLSDLEYYSNDLFVAVLFKSVDFNWLQAMVKNETLPFWVRLFFWKQVAEKIPLQPKHFRILNPVIIKETAFDILQYSEPQSRFWGRDKNVPTIGVIAVVLATHLCDEVSLAGFGYDLNQPKTPLHYFDNLCMAAMNFQTMHNVTTETRFLLKLVKEGVVKDLSGGIHCEF, from the exons ATGACTTATCCAGAGGGCGCGCCACTGTCTGACCTTGAATATTATTCCAATGACttgtttgttgctgttttatTTAAGAGTGTTGACTTCAACTGGCTTCAAGCAATGGTAAAAAATGAAACCCTG CCATTTTGGGTGCGGCTCTTCTTTTGGAAGCAGGTGGCGGAAAAAATCCCACTACAGCCAAAACACTTCAGGATTTTGAATCCAGTTATTATCAAAGAGACTGCCTTTGACATCCTTCAATACTCAGAGCCCCAGTCAAGGTTCTGGGGCCGAGATAAG AACGTGCCCACCATTGGTGTCATCGCTGTTGTCTTAGCCACACATCTGTGTGATGAAGTCAGCTTGGCAGGCTTTGGATATGACCTCAATCAACCCAAAACACCTTTGCATTACTTCGACAATCTCTGCATGGCTGCCATGAACTTTCAGACCATGCATAATGTGACAACGGAGACCAGGTTCCTCCTCAAGCTGGTCAAAGAGGGCGTGGTGAAGGATCTCAGCGGAGGCATCCATTGTGAATTCTGA